One window of Oreochromis niloticus isolate F11D_XX linkage group LG23, O_niloticus_UMD_NMBU, whole genome shotgun sequence genomic DNA carries:
- the LOC100709201 gene encoding inhibin beta B chain, with the protein MSSCLLRLALLVACVLSIRCTAAPGTEAEARTASRDTCASCGAGARPEEPESGRLDGDFLEAVKRHILSRLQMRERPNITHPVPKAAMVTALRKLHAGKLREDGRVEIPNLDGHPMSNEVLEESSEIISFAEKDDLVTSQSSLFFLISSEGNQNLYVAQATLWLYFKVLPAPLEVRARRKVTVKVYYQEPGLGSKWNLVEKRVELKRSGWHTFMLTDAVRLVFEKGDRRQNLDIRCEGCEAEGVLPILLNVNDESHRPFLVVQARQADSKHRIRKRGLECDGSSNLCCRQQFYIDFRLIGWSDWIIAPSGYYGNYCEGNCPAYMAGVPGSASSFHTAVVNQYRLRGMSPGSMNSCCIPTKLSTMSMLYFDDEYNIVKRDVPNMIVDECGCA; encoded by the exons ATGAGTAGCTGTCTCCTCAGACTGGCACTCCTCGTGGCTTGCGTCCTCTCCATCCGCTGCACCGCTGCGCCTGGGACTGAGGCGGAGGCGCGCACGGCGTCCCGGGACACCTGCGCGTCCTGCGGCGCCGGCGCTCGGCCGGAGGAGCCGGAGTCCGGGCGGCTCGACGGGGACTTCTTAGAGGCGGTGAAGAGGCACATCTTAAGCAGGTTGCAGATGCGGGAGAGGCCCAACATCACGCACCCGGTCCCCAAGGCGGCCATGGTGACAGCCCTGCGGAAGCTGCACGCCGGGAAGCTGCGAGAGGACGGGAGGGTGGAGATCCCCAACCTGGACGGGCATCCGATGAGCAACGAGGTGCTGGAGGAGAGCTCGGAGATCATCAGCTTCGCGGAGAAAG ATGATCTGGTGACATCCCAGTCCAGCCTGTTTTTCCTGATCTCCAGCGAGGGGAACCAGAACCTGTATGTGGCGCAAGCCACCCTATGGCTCTACTTTAAGGTGCTGCCGGCACCTTTGGAGGTGCGTGCCAGGCGGAAGGTTACGGTGAAGGTGTACTACCAGGAGCCTGGCCTTGGCAGCAAATGGAACCTGGTGGAAAAACGAGTGGAGCTGAAACGCAGTGGCTGGCACACCTTTATGCTGACTGATGCTGTCCGGTTGGTGTTCGAGAAAGGTGACAGGCGACAGAACCTGGATATCCGCTGTGAGGGCTGTGAGGCAGAGGGTGTCTTGCCCATTTTGCTCAATGTCAATGATGAGTCCCACCGGCCCTTCCTGGTGGTACAGGCGAGGCAGGCTGACAGCAAACACCGGATCCGGAAGCGAGGTCTGGAGTGTGACGGCAGCAGCAACCTGTGCTGCCGGCAGCAATTCTACATAGACTTCCGACTCATCGGTTGGAGCGACTGGATCATTGCACCGTCAGGCTACTACGGGAACTACTGTGAGGGGAATTGTCCGGCTTACATGGCCGGTGTCCCCGGTTCAGCTTCATCCTTTCACACAGCAGTGGTGAACCAGTACCGCTTGCGGGGGATGAGTCCGGGCTCCATGAATTCCTGCTGCATCCCCACAAAGCTTAGTACCATGTCCATGCTCTACTTTGACGACGAATACAACATCGTCAAGCGCGACGTTCCAAACATGATCGTGGACGAGTGTGGCTGTGCTTGA